A single Endozoicomonas sp. NE40 DNA region contains:
- the dksA gene encoding RNA polymerase-binding protein DksA yields the protein MSAQKKADQGNLLRSFTPYQEKDGEEYMNDKQVEHFTNILRQWKQELMEEVDRTVNHMQDEAANFPDPADRASQEEEFSLELRARDRERKLIRKIEKTLTRIEEEDYGFCDSCGVEIGVRRLEARPTATLCIDCKTLAEIKEKQLGH from the coding sequence ATGTCAGCACAGAAAAAAGCGGATCAAGGTAATCTGCTCCGTTCCTTCACTCCATATCAGGAGAAGGACGGCGAAGAGTACATGAATGACAAACAGGTCGAGCACTTCACCAACATCCTCAGGCAGTGGAAGCAGGAGTTGATGGAGGAAGTGGATCGAACCGTAAACCACATGCAGGACGAAGCAGCGAACTTCCCTGATCCGGCCGACCGTGCCAGTCAGGAAGAAGAGTTCAGCCTGGAACTTCGCGCCCGCGACCGTGAGCGCAAGCTTATTCGCAAGATTGAAAAGACTCTGACTCGAATTGAGGAAGAGGACTACGGTTTCTGCGATTCCTGCGGTGTGGAGATCGGTGTTCGCCGTCTGGAAGCTCGTCCTACTGCGACACTTTGCATTGATTGCAAAACTCTGGCCGAGATCAAGGAAAAACAGCTGGGTCACTGA
- a CDS encoding ExbD/TolR family protein, with product MIRINDGEETSASFPAADLTPLLDVVFIVMVFLLFTANAQTLSLPVNLPEASREQAEVTHEPKTLTVSILSEGKPWAVSEERYDSFEAFTTALLTEVEAEPDTTVLVAGDKEAPLGNLVKLMMFLSEHDITAAQVLMEDT from the coding sequence ATGATTCGCATTAACGACGGTGAAGAAACCAGTGCATCCTTCCCGGCGGCTGACCTGACCCCGTTGCTGGATGTCGTCTTTATCGTGATGGTCTTTCTGTTGTTTACGGCAAACGCCCAGACACTGAGCCTGCCAGTGAATCTGCCGGAAGCCAGCCGGGAACAGGCTGAAGTGACCCACGAGCCGAAAACGCTGACAGTCAGTATTCTTTCTGAAGGTAAGCCCTGGGCGGTTTCTGAAGAACGTTACGACAGTTTTGAAGCCTTTACCACTGCACTGTTGACTGAAGTCGAGGCAGAACCGGATACCACGGTTCTGGTAGCGGGTGACAAAGAGGCACCACTGGGGAACCTGGTCAAACTGATGATGTTTCTCAGTGAACACGACATCACTGCAGCACAGGTATTAATGGAGGACACCTGA
- a CDS encoding heme/hemin ABC transporter substrate-binding protein produces the protein MIMIAALFSTAAQAKETSPPRIISAGNGITEIIYALGAGDQLIAVDSTSVYPAEVHRLPKLGYHKQLSAEGILAMNPSILVGTDDMGPPATIEQLKGAGLTISALPLQNNADNIQLRIESLAKLLDREQEGKRLWKSVSESLSEARAIAGEQKKPKVLFMLAMGGRTPSVSGSDTSAHALIELAGGVNPAAEQFSSYKPLSNEALLMLAPDVVVFSDQGKGTTPQQLIDMQPILKQTPAGKSGRLIAIDPGMLLGGLGPRTGELAVELAKAFFTSES, from the coding sequence ATGATCATGATAGCCGCCCTGTTCTCCACGGCGGCTCAGGCAAAAGAAACTTCCCCTCCCCGCATTATCTCAGCGGGCAACGGCATTACCGAAATCATTTACGCCCTTGGGGCGGGTGATCAGCTCATTGCCGTTGATTCCACCAGCGTTTACCCGGCAGAAGTCCACCGCCTGCCAAAGCTTGGGTATCACAAACAGCTTTCAGCGGAAGGGATTCTTGCCATGAACCCTTCCATTCTGGTTGGCACCGACGACATGGGACCACCCGCCACCATTGAGCAGTTAAAAGGAGCAGGGCTGACGATCTCTGCCCTGCCTCTGCAAAACAATGCCGACAATATTCAGCTGCGCATTGAATCACTGGCAAAACTGCTGGACAGGGAACAGGAAGGTAAACGCCTTTGGAAGTCTGTTTCAGAATCGCTTTCCGAAGCCCGGGCTATTGCAGGTGAACAGAAAAAGCCAAAAGTACTGTTTATGCTGGCAATGGGTGGACGCACCCCTTCGGTTTCAGGTTCTGATACATCAGCCCATGCCCTGATTGAGCTGGCGGGCGGGGTTAATCCTGCTGCAGAGCAGTTTTCCAGCTATAAACCCCTGTCCAATGAAGCCCTGTTGATGCTGGCACCGGATGTTGTGGTTTTTTCAGATCAGGGCAAAGGCACAACACCGCAACAGCTGATAGACATGCAACCCATTTTGAAACAGACTCCGGCTGGCAAAAGCGGACGTCTGATTGCCATTGATCCGGGTATGCTGCTGGGAGGGCTTGGCCCCAGGACCGGAGAACTGGCGGTAGAGCTGGCAAAGGCTTTTTTCACTTCTGAATCCTGA
- a CDS encoding MotA/TolQ/ExbB proton channel family protein, with translation MIAEQIASMGMMGWPLAIASCLSFALILERLLTYAMLPSLNRKSMHKLFSEVRGCASCRNTKNSVCKNLRNGKGIRQGIAVLLSHNSVNKEMREEVAGLWLLKQKRHLHSWLKPLMLIGILAPMLGLLGTVMGLIEMFRNIAAVQGPVTPDILADGLWVAMFTTAFGLIVAIPSLAAAHGLGVWANHYMARLEFAMNHANLLLEGLEMDEHGLADETEATTCSEAVPA, from the coding sequence ATGATCGCTGAACAGATTGCTTCAATGGGAATGATGGGGTGGCCGCTAGCTATTGCGTCCTGTCTGAGCTTTGCCCTGATTCTTGAACGGCTTTTGACGTATGCCATGCTGCCGTCCCTGAACCGGAAGAGTATGCATAAACTGTTCAGTGAAGTACGTGGCTGCGCCAGCTGCCGCAACACCAAAAACAGCGTGTGCAAAAACCTTCGTAACGGCAAAGGCATACGACAGGGTATTGCCGTTCTGCTGAGTCACAACAGTGTCAACAAAGAAATGCGTGAAGAAGTGGCGGGTCTATGGCTGCTCAAGCAGAAACGCCACCTGCACTCCTGGCTCAAGCCCCTGATGCTGATTGGTATTCTGGCACCAATGCTGGGTCTGCTGGGTACCGTGATGGGTCTGATTGAAATGTTCCGTAATATCGCAGCCGTTCAGGGTCCTGTGACACCGGATATTCTTGCGGATGGCCTGTGGGTGGCTATGTTCACTACCGCATTTGGTCTGATTGTTGCCATTCCTTCTCTGGCAGCGGCACACGGCCTGGGCGTATGGGCGAACCATTACATGGCGCGTCTGGAGTTTGCCATGAACCACGCCAACCTGCTGCTGGAAGGTCTGGAGATGGACGAACACGGTCTGGCCGATGAAACCGAAGCCACTACCTGTTCCGAGGCAGTGCCGGCATGA
- a CDS encoding TonB-dependent hemoglobin/transferrin/lactoferrin family receptor: protein MMFNRNRLAIAVMAATSAMVNAEQLPAAQPTMMQQVTVTATRTEKVVKDVAGSVTVIDEEQLESNLVRDIKDMVRYEPGVVVRNDGRTGNKGFNIRGIDENRIKIMIDGVDQAKSFQPGGNYLRSERNFIDIEAIKAVEIVKGPASSLYGSDAIGGLVAFQTKDPADYLKKEGDDSYASVKGSYASANKGLTETLSLANRSGDLETLLVYTRSDYEETKTHSGEDIDGKGRGKADPLDAGLNNLLIKALYQLNGGHRLGLTGEYHDKKTETVLKSIKPGTAQEQVLGDDKNKRSRIGFSHEWDAGHQAFDRMSWQLDWQDTRTDMETRMPAYTSMGMPFANRLQDYHYKEQSYQLNAQFDKSLEASSGSHHLIYGFSAIRKDVINKSVSNNLDTGTSTRTDYIPEVKASGYGLFVQDDVALSDNLAVIAGARYDRFDYDPETTAGFATPSKGLDKGKATAKLGVVYKLHPDASLFARFSQGFKMPDVNDLYHTVSNHGYTFLANPDLKPEESNSFELGIRGHHRYGEYELAGFFNRYKNFIERVTLVPYAPPPNASSAVYQMQNAEKAEIWGYELNTRLWLDEAIGAPQGTTLKAALAYAEGENTEKDTPLNSISPLKVVFGLAYDAPSDVWGGELNWTLVAAKEEKDIARGLDGEKYYEAPGYGVVDLTAYYKPASQLTLSAGLFNLTDKQYWIWDDVREVAQTGRSATPRSGLDRYAQPGRNFSISAKYVF, encoded by the coding sequence ATGATGTTTAACAGGAACAGGCTGGCAATTGCGGTAATGGCTGCGACCTCTGCCATGGTTAATGCTGAACAACTGCCTGCTGCGCAACCTACCATGATGCAGCAGGTCACTGTGACTGCGACTCGTACTGAAAAAGTGGTTAAGGATGTTGCGGGTTCAGTAACGGTCATTGATGAAGAGCAACTGGAAAGCAATCTGGTGCGCGATATCAAAGACATGGTTCGCTACGAGCCGGGTGTTGTTGTCAGAAATGATGGTCGTACAGGTAACAAAGGTTTCAACATCAGGGGAATCGATGAAAACCGCATCAAAATTATGATTGATGGAGTAGATCAGGCCAAAAGCTTCCAGCCCGGTGGCAACTATCTGCGCTCAGAAAGAAATTTCATTGACATAGAAGCGATTAAGGCGGTTGAGATTGTCAAAGGACCCGCTTCCTCTCTTTACGGCAGTGACGCTATTGGTGGGCTGGTGGCATTTCAGACCAAAGACCCTGCTGACTATCTGAAGAAAGAAGGTGATGATAGTTATGCCTCTGTGAAAGGCAGTTACGCAAGCGCCAATAAAGGGCTGACTGAAACGCTTTCACTGGCAAACCGCAGTGGTGATTTGGAAACCCTGCTGGTTTATACCCGCAGTGACTACGAGGAAACCAAAACACACAGTGGTGAAGATATTGATGGAAAGGGTCGGGGAAAGGCTGATCCACTGGATGCAGGGTTAAACAACCTTCTGATCAAAGCACTGTATCAATTGAACGGCGGTCATCGTTTAGGTCTGACTGGCGAATACCACGATAAAAAGACAGAGACTGTACTGAAATCAATCAAACCCGGTACAGCTCAGGAACAGGTTCTGGGTGATGACAAGAATAAGCGATCAAGGATTGGCTTTTCGCACGAATGGGACGCAGGACATCAGGCTTTCGACCGTATGAGCTGGCAACTGGACTGGCAGGATACCAGGACCGATATGGAGACCCGAATGCCTGCTTATACGAGCATGGGGATGCCTTTTGCCAATCGCCTTCAGGATTACCATTACAAAGAGCAGTCTTATCAGCTCAATGCCCAGTTTGATAAATCACTGGAAGCATCCTCAGGTAGCCATCATCTCATCTATGGTTTTTCCGCCATAAGGAAAGATGTGATCAATAAAAGCGTTTCCAATAACCTTGATACTGGAACATCGACCAGAACCGATTACATACCTGAGGTTAAAGCCAGCGGTTATGGCCTGTTTGTGCAGGATGATGTCGCACTGTCGGACAATCTGGCAGTGATTGCCGGTGCGCGCTACGACCGGTTTGATTATGACCCGGAGACTACTGCAGGTTTTGCCACGCCAAGTAAAGGGCTTGATAAGGGTAAAGCCACTGCAAAGCTGGGTGTGGTCTACAAACTGCACCCGGATGCCAGCCTGTTTGCCCGCTTCAGTCAGGGCTTTAAGATGCCGGATGTCAACGACCTGTATCATACGGTATCGAACCATGGTTATACATTTCTGGCCAACCCGGATTTAAAGCCTGAAGAAAGCAACTCGTTTGAGCTGGGGATTCGTGGTCATCATCGCTATGGTGAATATGAGCTGGCTGGATTTTTCAACCGATACAAAAACTTTATTGAACGGGTCACATTGGTTCCCTATGCACCACCACCCAATGCTTCATCAGCCGTGTATCAGATGCAGAATGCTGAAAAAGCAGAAATCTGGGGATATGAGTTGAACACCCGCCTCTGGCTGGATGAAGCTATTGGAGCTCCACAGGGAACAACACTGAAGGCAGCGCTGGCCTACGCCGAGGGTGAGAACACAGAGAAGGATACTCCACTTAACAGCATCTCACCTCTGAAGGTTGTGTTTGGCTTAGCCTATGATGCCCCCTCGGATGTCTGGGGCGGTGAGCTCAACTGGACACTGGTGGCAGCAAAGGAAGAAAAAGACATTGCCAGAGGTCTGGATGGAGAGAAGTACTATGAAGCTCCGGGGTATGGAGTGGTTGATCTCACGGCTTATTACAAGCCAGCCAGTCAACTGACCCTGAGCGCCGGGTTGTTTAATCTCACTGATAAGCAATACTGGATCTGGGACGATGTCCGCGAAGTGGCTCAGACAGGTCGTTCAGCAACACCACGATCAGGCCTTGACCGCTACGCCCAGCCAGGCCGCAATTTCTCAATCAGCGCAAAGTACGTATTCTGA
- the sfsA gene encoding DNA/RNA nuclease SfsA, whose amino-acid sequence MKYPEILQEGRLIRRYKRFMADVELADGQQITLHCPNTGSMKNCLYPGKRVWYSDSHNPKRKYPCTWEQAEIPVMFDGKERMTLAGLNTGRANPLVEELLQAGRVTSLAQYSTIRREVKYGSENSRIDFLLTQDGLPDCFLEVKSVTLAMGEGLGLFPDAVTSRGTKHLRELREICEQGGRAVLLFCVQHTGIDRVAPADEIDPEYGQTLREAIRAGVEVMAWGADISQESIELKRELPVLIV is encoded by the coding sequence ATGAAATATCCAGAAATTCTTCAGGAAGGACGTTTGATCCGTCGCTATAAACGTTTTATGGCGGACGTTGAACTGGCAGATGGTCAGCAAATTACGCTGCATTGTCCGAATACAGGCTCCATGAAAAACTGCCTCTATCCCGGTAAGCGGGTCTGGTATTCCGATTCTCACAACCCCAAACGAAAATATCCCTGCACCTGGGAACAGGCTGAAATTCCAGTAATGTTCGATGGCAAGGAACGAATGACTCTGGCTGGCCTGAACACCGGCAGAGCCAACCCTCTGGTGGAAGAGTTGTTACAGGCGGGCAGGGTAACATCACTGGCACAGTACAGCACTATTCGTCGGGAAGTGAAATATGGCTCGGAAAACAGCCGGATCGATTTTCTGCTGACTCAGGATGGTCTGCCGGACTGCTTCCTCGAAGTGAAAAGTGTCACTCTGGCAATGGGTGAAGGTCTGGGATTATTCCCCGATGCAGTCACCAGCCGGGGTACCAAGCATTTGCGGGAACTCAGGGAGATTTGTGAACAAGGCGGTCGGGCCGTTCTGCTTTTCTGCGTACAGCACACCGGCATTGACCGGGTAGCTCCTGCGGATGAGATTGATCCGGAGTACGGTCAAACCCTGCGTGAAGCCATCAGGGCGGGCGTTGAAGTCATGGCCTGGGGGGCAGATATCTCCCAGGAAAGCATAGAACTCAAACGGGAGTTACCGGTTTTGATTGTTTGA
- a CDS encoding energy transducer TonB, producing MPGKLIFTLLASIAAHAAVAYQLIYATEEEQHTISMGSVKAPISMTFSTVTLPEPEPQPEPKPKPEIEPPPEPEPEPEPPEPKKDTLVIPDPIPEPEPEEEVVEEEIPEPVMEQVVASALEETEVEGLNDEPVFVSEPEIVNWTQPRYPRSAQRRNQQGVVMLEVTVDEDGRALTISVLESSGFDALDKSAIAAVENWEFKPQRRNNLFVQSRVHVPVAFQLN from the coding sequence ATGCCTGGGAAACTGATTTTTACATTGCTTGCTTCCATTGCCGCTCATGCCGCAGTGGCGTATCAGCTCATCTATGCGACGGAAGAGGAGCAGCACACCATCAGCATGGGCAGTGTCAAAGCGCCGATCAGCATGACATTTTCAACCGTGACGCTCCCTGAGCCAGAGCCTCAGCCAGAACCAAAGCCAAAACCGGAAATAGAGCCGCCTCCAGAGCCGGAGCCGGAACCCGAACCACCAGAACCCAAGAAAGACACGTTGGTTATTCCCGACCCGATCCCGGAACCGGAACCCGAAGAAGAAGTTGTTGAGGAAGAGATTCCTGAACCGGTCATGGAACAGGTGGTGGCAAGCGCCCTTGAGGAAACCGAGGTCGAAGGCCTTAACGACGAACCGGTCTTTGTCAGTGAACCGGAAATCGTCAACTGGACCCAGCCCCGTTACCCCCGCTCAGCACAGCGCCGTAACCAGCAGGGTGTTGTCATGCTGGAAGTCACCGTCGATGAAGATGGCAGGGCATTAACCATTTCGGTGCTGGAATCTTCCGGTTTCGATGCACTCGACAAATCAGCCATTGCCGCTGTAGAGAACTGGGAATTTAAACCCCAGAGACGTAACAACCTTTTTGTTCAGTCACGGGTACACGTACCGGTGGCTTTCCAACTGAATTAA
- the gluQRS gene encoding tRNA glutamyl-Q(34) synthetase GluQRS, with product MTASPYIGRFAPSPTGPLHFGSLVAALASYLDARHQNGTWLVRMEDIDPPREQPGATAKILKALEVYGLHWDGEILYQSQRTSHYEDAIEQLRKQLAIYPCTCSRKQLQPYHGIYPGLCRNASPIDNDLPDKPYAWRLNSHDEVIQFDDRIQGLQCFDMKTLGDFIVKRKEKLYAYQLAVCVDDEFQKITHIVRGHDLIDSTPRQISLQSALGMNRLSYAHIPVIVQDNGDKLSKQNLAPELPVDEPRPLLVKALQALGQEPPKGLEDESTAGIINWGVENWNLNKIVKSSSLLESDLSPA from the coding sequence ATGACCGCTTCGCCATACATTGGACGATTTGCCCCTTCTCCTACAGGCCCTCTGCACTTTGGTTCGCTGGTTGCCGCTCTGGCCAGTTATCTTGATGCCCGACACCAGAACGGCACCTGGCTGGTACGTATGGAAGATATCGACCCACCCAGAGAACAGCCGGGCGCTACCGCTAAAATTCTTAAAGCGCTGGAGGTCTATGGGCTGCACTGGGATGGAGAAATACTCTATCAAAGCCAACGCACCAGTCATTATGAAGACGCCATAGAACAGCTGCGAAAACAGCTGGCTATATACCCCTGCACCTGTTCACGCAAGCAACTGCAGCCTTACCACGGCATTTATCCGGGGCTATGCCGCAACGCCTCTCCCATCGACAACGACCTTCCGGATAAACCTTATGCCTGGCGGCTGAACAGCCATGATGAAGTCATTCAGTTCGACGACAGGATTCAGGGACTGCAATGCTTTGATATGAAAACGCTGGGCGACTTTATCGTAAAGCGTAAGGAAAAACTGTACGCCTATCAGCTGGCGGTCTGTGTAGACGACGAGTTTCAGAAGATTACCCATATTGTGCGCGGGCACGACCTGATCGACTCCACTCCCCGACAAATCAGTCTGCAGTCAGCACTGGGCATGAACAGGCTGTCTTATGCTCATATTCCGGTGATTGTTCAGGATAATGGTGACAAGCTCAGCAAGCAGAATCTGGCACCTGAACTGCCTGTGGATGAGCCCCGGCCGCTGCTGGTGAAAGCATTACAGGCACTGGGACAGGAACCTCCGAAAGGTCTGGAGGATGAAAGCACAGCGGGTATCATCAACTGGGGTGTGGAAAACTGGAATCTGAATAAAATTGTTAAATCGTCAAGCCTGTTAGAAAGTGACCTCAGTCCCGCCTAA
- a CDS encoding FecCD family ABC transporter permease has protein sequence MNQSRKSTGLLVGLGIILPLTMIFSVGTGPVSIPAGDIISLLLERLGFIHSDLPEHTRLIVESIRLPRTLLGVLVGSSLAIGGAAMQGLFRNPLADPSIIGVASGAALGAAIAIVLGGVLLSDFPALIQNYSVSLLAFIGSCLTTLVVYKMGTTSNGTSVATMLLAGVAITALAGAGLGVLTYISDDATLRNLTFWQMGSIAGATWNSVMICLSLLAPVVLLLCRYGSVLNAMLLGESEARHLGINVQKAKLILILLTALVVGVSVSVAGVIGFVGLVVPHLIRLMVGPDHRVLLPASAMLGGTLLLLADMVARVIVSPAELPIGIVTALMGAPFFISLLWQQRKRIA, from the coding sequence ATGAACCAAAGTCGTAAGTCGACCGGGCTGTTGGTCGGCCTGGGCATTATTCTGCCATTAACCATGATTTTCTCTGTTGGAACAGGGCCGGTTTCTATTCCTGCAGGGGATATCATCAGTCTGCTGCTGGAACGTCTGGGATTTATACACAGTGATCTTCCGGAACATACCCGTTTAATTGTCGAGTCCATTCGTCTGCCCAGAACCCTGCTGGGTGTACTGGTTGGCAGTTCTCTGGCTATCGGTGGTGCTGCCATGCAGGGACTGTTTCGAAACCCTCTGGCAGACCCCAGCATCATCGGCGTTGCCAGTGGTGCGGCTCTGGGAGCAGCCATTGCGATTGTTCTGGGCGGTGTGTTACTGAGCGACTTCCCCGCCCTGATCCAGAACTACAGTGTGTCGCTGCTGGCTTTTATCGGCAGCTGTTTGACGACATTGGTTGTATATAAAATGGGAACGACCAGTAACGGCACGTCAGTGGCTACCATGCTGCTGGCTGGTGTTGCCATTACTGCCCTGGCTGGTGCGGGCCTTGGGGTTCTGACGTATATTTCTGACGACGCCACCCTTAGAAACCTTACCTTCTGGCAGATGGGCAGCATTGCCGGAGCCACCTGGAACTCGGTGATGATCTGTCTGTCGCTGCTGGCTCCCGTTGTGCTGTTGCTGTGTCGCTATGGTTCGGTTCTGAATGCCATGTTGCTGGGAGAGTCAGAGGCTCGCCATCTTGGTATCAACGTTCAGAAAGCTAAACTGATCCTGATTCTGTTAACAGCCCTGGTGGTGGGTGTGTCGGTTTCTGTTGCCGGAGTGATTGGCTTTGTCGGTCTGGTGGTGCCGCACCTGATCCGGTTAATGGTTGGCCCTGATCACAGGGTTCTGCTTCCGGCTTCCGCCATGCTGGGTGGAACCCTGCTGCTGCTGGCGGATATGGTGGCCCGTGTGATTGTCAGCCCGGCAGAACTGCCCATCGGCATTGTCACGGCCCTGATGGGGGCGCCGTTCTTTATTTCCCTGCTGTGGCAGCAACGCAAGAGGATAGCCTGA
- a CDS encoding ChaN family lipoprotein, with translation MTRLTKIAFLYLAFILAGCTQLTKNQTAPSDSATIWDSSNERWIDEVGLVKGLQNARYIIVGETFIGEQDQLLNLLKELNQQQWLEAVAMDSLQSKLNTEELTYLEQLEKRSPALHNRYKTLIEWLEKEEIPVIAAAVPVEKLRSMKDKDARKWLKTQTGKALSEQQIRQLREIMSQSHPAAEEGVDEKVDYLLAAQQLQDYFMARLLLAVKENSVLITRPFHARHDLGLTPYIKAADPDAKVKSLLILPAMEDNDQLNSLKAMSGQYDYIWLKPYEKGFMLAPAEDRAEQPK, from the coding sequence ATGACAAGACTGACCAAAATAGCGTTTCTTTACCTTGCTTTTATACTGGCAGGCTGCACCCAGCTGACAAAAAATCAGACTGCGCCATCAGACTCCGCCACTATATGGGACAGCAGTAACGAGCGCTGGATTGATGAAGTCGGTCTGGTTAAAGGTTTGCAGAATGCTCGTTACATTATTGTTGGCGAGACGTTTATTGGTGAGCAGGACCAGCTGCTGAACCTTCTGAAAGAACTGAACCAGCAGCAATGGCTCGAAGCGGTTGCCATGGATTCTCTGCAATCAAAACTGAACACCGAAGAACTGACTTATCTGGAACAACTGGAAAAACGCAGCCCTGCCCTTCATAACCGTTACAAAACCCTGATTGAGTGGCTGGAGAAAGAGGAGATTCCTGTGATCGCCGCTGCGGTTCCGGTGGAAAAGCTGCGATCCATGAAAGATAAGGACGCCAGAAAGTGGTTGAAAACACAAACTGGCAAAGCCCTTTCAGAACAGCAGATTAGACAGCTCAGGGAAATCATGTCACAAAGCCACCCTGCTGCCGAGGAAGGCGTTGATGAAAAAGTGGATTACCTGCTCGCCGCGCAACAGCTGCAGGATTACTTTATGGCTCGCCTGCTACTGGCTGTAAAAGAAAACTCGGTATTAATTACCCGACCTTTTCACGCCCGTCATGACCTTGGCCTGACGCCCTACATCAAGGCTGCCGACCCTGATGCCAAAGTGAAAAGCCTGCTGATATTGCCTGCCATGGAAGACAACGACCAACTGAACAGCCTGAAAGCGATGTCCGGCCAGTACGATTACATCTGGCTGAAACCTTATGAAAAAGGCTTTATGCTGGCTCCTGCCGAAGACAGGGCCGAACAGCCAAAGTAG
- a CDS encoding heme ABC transporter ATP-binding protein, with the protein MSLDVQNATVNVGSKTLLDNVSLRVEPGQVVTVLGPNGAGKSTLLKVACGERSLSSGKVLLNHREHWDLRQKALMLGVLPQSSSLSFPFTVQEVVLLGRTPCSSNRQENLSIVERALNKVDACHLSHRQYTTLSGGERQRVHMARVLAQIWDRCDSGDRFLLLDEPTSALDPAHQQLTLQIARQQADEQGLGVMVILHDLNLAARYSDQLVILQNGRVAAQGGPWNVLSPEMVYSVFNIHISVSDHPEHHCPLVITH; encoded by the coding sequence ATGTCTCTGGACGTTCAAAATGCCACGGTGAACGTGGGCAGCAAAACATTGCTGGATAATGTCAGCCTCAGGGTTGAACCGGGTCAGGTGGTGACGGTACTGGGTCCTAATGGCGCGGGAAAAAGCACACTGCTTAAAGTCGCCTGCGGGGAACGCTCGCTTTCGTCCGGAAAGGTATTGCTTAACCACCGGGAACACTGGGATCTCAGGCAAAAAGCCCTGATGCTGGGTGTGTTGCCGCAATCGTCCTCCCTGAGTTTTCCCTTTACCGTTCAGGAAGTGGTTCTGCTGGGACGAACACCCTGTTCCAGCAACCGGCAGGAAAATCTGTCGATTGTTGAACGGGCTCTGAACAAGGTTGATGCCTGCCATCTGAGTCATCGGCAGTACACCACGCTGTCGGGTGGAGAGCGCCAGCGGGTTCACATGGCACGGGTGCTGGCACAAATCTGGGACAGGTGTGACAGTGGAGATCGTTTTCTGCTGCTGGACGAACCGACATCAGCCCTTGACCCGGCCCACCAGCAACTGACCCTGCAAATTGCCAGACAACAGGCTGATGAGCAGGGGCTGGGTGTAATGGTTATTCTGCATGACCTCAATCTGGCTGCCCGCTATTCTGACCAGCTGGTCATTCTGCAAAATGGACGGGTCGCGGCACAGGGCGGGCCATGGAACGTTTTGTCACCGGAAATGGTCTACTCTGTGTTCAACATTCATATTTCCGTGTCGGATCATCCAGAACATCACTGCCCTTTAGTCATTACCCACTGA